The window TGTTGCGTTCGGGTAGGCTTTGCGTTTGCAGACGCAGGGCGCTGCTGACCAGCTCGCGCAGTCGGCCAAGGTCCACCGGCTTGGTGAGGAAGTCAAAGGCGCCGGCCTTGAGGGCATGAATGGCCGTGTCGAGGTTGCCGTGTGCAGTGATCATCGCCACGGGCACCTGAGCATGGCGCTGCTGGATATGCTGCACCAACTCCAGGCCATTGCCGTCGGGCAGGCGCATGTCGGTCAGGCACAGGTCGAAGGTCTCGCGGGCCAGCCAGTCATGGGCTTCCTTGACGTTGCGGGCGCTACGGGTGGCGAGTTTCATCCGCCCCAGCGTGATCTCCAGGAGTTCGCGGATATCGGGTTCGTCATCGACAATCAGGATTTTTGGCCGTTGGCTCATGGTCAACTCAACTTCAACGGGTGGGCGAAGGTAATACGCAGGCAACTGCCGCCACCTTCCCGAAATGTGTAGTCCAGATGCGCCTGATTGCTTTCGCAAAGCTCCCGTGAAAGATAAAGGCCCAGGCCGGTGCCTTTGCTTTCGGTGGTGAAGAACGGTTCGAACAGCTTGGTGAGGTGCTCGTTGGCAACGCCTTGGCCATCGTCCAGCACTTCCAGAATCGGCTGGTCGCTGGTGGGGTCCTGGAACAGCCTGAGCCACACTTGCGCTTGCTCGTTGTGCTTACCACTGTAGCGCAAAGCGTTTTGCAGCAGATTATTCACCACCTGATTGAGCTGTTCAGCATCCATGCGCGTGGTGAGCGGGGCAGGGCTGATGTCCAGGTGGACGAGCTGATTGGGCTTGATCTGGGTGCGAACTTCGGCGACGAACGTTTCCAGCCAGCTTTGCAGGTCCAGCAACTCGGGTTCGGCGTCGCGGCGACGGGACAGCTGCAACACGTTTTCAATGACCCGGTTCATGCGCCGCGACTGGTCCTGAATGATTTGCCCCAGGCGACGATCTGCGCCGTGCAGGTCTTCGGACTCGTAAAGCAATTGCGCGGCATGGCTGATCGCGCCCAGTGGGTTGCGGACTTCGTGGGCGATACTCGCCGTCAGCCGACCAAGGGCAGCGAGCTTGAGCTGCTGGGCCTGGCGCGATATCAACGACAGGTCTTCGAGGAAGATCAGGGTCTGGCGCTGGTCGCCTCGGTTGAGCGCGACAAACCCCGGTTGCAGGATCGGGCCGCTGGCGCTGGTGGAAATGCTGTGCGGATCCAGTGCCGGGTTGACCAGCCATTGGCGCAGCCGCGTCACCAATTGTGGCGAATAACTGTCGATGACCTGCCCGGTCAATTGCTCATGACCCAGCAACGATAGCGCGCTCTGGTTGGCCAGCAGCACGCGGCGTCGGGCGTCGAGCACGATAATGCCGGTACGCATGCGCTGCAGAATCAGTGCGTTGAGTTCTTCGAGGTTGTCGACGTCGGCAGCGCGGCGCTCGGCCAGGGCTTCGCTGATCAGCAGGCGGCCGGTCAGGGCCTGCACCATCAACGCGGCTGCAAAGCATAGTGCCCCCAGCGAGCCGGCCTGCACGTAATGGTTGGCGGCAGTGGGGCTGTTGAAGCTGAGGTAGAACGTCAGATAGATGATGCCGATGGCCGACACGGCCGCAATGAGCAGACCCATGCGGCCGCGCAACAGCACATTACTGATGGCCACGGAGGCAATGAGCACGTTGCCGATCCCGCTCGGAGGCCCGCCGCCGGCGTAGAACAGCCCGGACAGCAGCAGCGCGTCAGCTATGGCCAGGGCAAATAGCTGACCTTTGTGGCGTGGGCGCTCCAGGAGCACCACGACGAGAATATTGAACACCAGGTACAACCAGCACCCGGCGCGGAACAGGTCGGGGTTGGCCATCTCCAGCAGCTCGGTGTCCAGGCTGCTGGAAATCAACAGCACCAGCATGATGCCGATGGTCAGTCGATAGAGATGATAAAGCCGCAGTATGCGCTGAGCCTGAGGACTGCCGAGTGACAGTGCTTTAGCGATCACGTGCCGCAGGGCCTTCTAGCCGATGGGCCTCGCTGCAATACCATTGGTTTGCCTGGCTTAGCGCTCGGTCTTGTGGCAAATGCACACCGCATTGGGCGCAGCGGACCATCGGCGCAGCAGCGCTTTCGGCGGCAGGAGCGTTGGGTTTACGGCGTGGAGCAGGGGGGTTGATCAGACGCTTGATGAACCACACGGCCGCAGCGATCAGCGCGACCCACATAATTAAGCGAATCATGATGTCCAGCTTGGTGATTGGAGATTTTCGCAGTGTAGCGAAGGCGGGGGGTTGTGTCTCTGAGGGTGATGCGGTCGTAAGGAAAACCTGAAAGCTGTGGGAGCGACCGGGGTGGCGCTCCACCTTGCTCGCGAAGGCGATACTTCTGCAGTGAGAAAGGCGCTGGATATACCGGCCCCTTCGCGAGCAAGCTCGCTCCCACGGTCATTGGGGGTTCCAAAACAAAAAAAGGCCCGAAGGCCTTTTTTGTTTTACGCATGGATCAGTCGAACAGACCCAGCGTCATGTAGCTGAACCACGAACGGTCTTTAGTGCCTGCCGCTTCCGCTGCTTCGCGCTCCTGTTCGTCGAGCTCTGCCTGATTTTCCGGCAGCAGCTCTTTCGGGATGGCGTCCTTGGCATCCTGGTACTGACGGATCACATCCTGGTTGGCGCGGGTCTGGCCCGGCGGCAGCGGCGGATTGCTTTCGATCAGGCCCAATGTCGCCTTGGACAGCCACGAACGGTTGTCGGCCTCGGCTTCACGTGGCACGAACTGACCGTCGACCAGTTGCGGGTGGTTCGGGTAGTTAGCCTTGAGCACTTCCAGGCTGGTGGCCGACAGGTCGTCCAGGTGCAGACGCTGGTAGGACTCGACCATCACTGCCAGGCCGTCGCCCACGGATGGGGTTTCCTGGAAGTTTTCGATCACGTAACGGCCACGGTTGGCAGCAGCGACGTAAGCCTGACGGGTCAGGTAATAGTCGGCTACGTGGATTTCGTAGGAAGCCAGCAGGTTGCGCAGGTAGATCATGCGCTGCTTGGCGTCTGGCGCGTAACGGCTGTTCGGAAAGCGACTGGTCAGCTGCGCGAACTCGTTGAACGAGTCACGTGCTGCGCCCGGGTCACGCTTGGTCTGGTCCAGCGGCAGGAAGCGCGCCAGCAGGCCAACGTCCTGGTCGAAGGATGTCAGGCCTTTCATGTAGTAGGCGTAGTCGACATTCGGATGCTGTGGGTGCAAACGGATGAAACGCTCGGCAGCAGACTTCGCGGCCTCAGGTTCCCCGCTCTTGTAGTTCGAGTAGATCAGCTCAAGCTGAGCCTGATCGGCATAGCGCCCGAACGGATAACGCGACTCCAGCGCCTTGAGCTTGTCAGTGGCGGTCGAATAGCTGTTGTTGCCCAGGTCGGCCTGCGCCTGCTGGTACAGCTCGACTTCGCTGAGGTTCTCGTCGATCACTTCCTTCGACGAGCAGGCAGCGGTGAGTGCGAGGATGGCGATCAGCAGCAGGTGTTTCACTTGCATGGCGGCTTGCGTCCCTATAACGGTCGCTGTCTTGGGCGAGACCGTCCTGTTATGATGAGCGCCCCGCGGAACCCCCGGGGCAAAAGACGCCGTATTTAACCACAAGCGCGCTGCCGAAACCAAAGGCTAGCCGCCACCTAGTCTGGCCATGTCCGAAAATATAGAACTTCGCGCAGAGGTGCCGTCCGAATTGGGCGGTCAACGCCTCGATCAAGTCGCTGCACAATTATTCGCTGAGCACTCGCGCTCGCGCCTTTCTGCCTGGATCAAGGACGGCCGTTTGACGGTGGACGGAGGCGTATTGCGCCCTCGTGACATCGTGCACGGTGGTGCTGTTCTGCAACTGATTGCCGAGCAGGAGGCCCAGGGTGAATGGGTCGCCCAGGACATCGAACTCGATATCGTCTATGAAGACGACCAGATTCTGGTCATCAACAAGCCTGCCGGTCTGGTGGTGCACCCTGCTGCCGGTCACGCCGATGGCACGCTGCTCAACGCCTTGCTGCACCACGTGCCGGACATCATCAATGTGCCGCGCGCCGGTATCGTGCACCGTCTCGACAAGGACACCACCGGTCTGATGGTGGTGGCCAAGACGATTCAGGCGCAGACCCAGCTGGTCACGCAACTGCAAAGCCGCACGGTCAGCCGTATCTATGAATGCATCGTGATCGGTGTGGTCACGGCGGGCGGCAAGATCGACGCACCGATTGGCCGTCACGGTCAGCAGCGCCAGCGCATGGCGGTGATGGAAGGCGGCAAGCAGGCGGTGAGTCATTACCGCGTGCTCGAACGTTTCCGCTCCCACACTCATGTGCGGGTAAAGCTGGAAACGGGGCGGACCCACCAGATTCGCGTCCACATGGCGCACATCAACTATCCGTTGGTGGGTGATCAGGCCTACGGTGGCCGCTTCCGCATCCCACCGGCAGCCAGCATGACCATGGTCGATTCGCTGAAAACCTTTCCGCGTCAGGCGTTGCATGCTCGCTTCCTGGAGCTGGATCATCCGACGACCGGTAAGCGCATGAGCTGGGAATCGCCTCTGCCTGACGACTTTGTCTGGCTGCTGTCGTTGCTCAAGCAGGACCGCGAGGCGTTCATCGGGTGAATGACTGGCTGATCCCTGACTGGCCCGCGCCTGCGGGGATCAAGTCGCGCGTCACCACTCGCAGCGGCGGCGTCAGTCTTGCGCCGTTCGATAGCTTCAATCTAGGCGACCATGTGGGTGATGATCCAGAGGCCGTGGCTGCCAATCGCCTTCGTTTGACTTCACAGCTGGGTATTCAGGCTGCGTGGCTCAAGCAGGTGCATGGAGTCGTGGTAGCAGAAGCCGATCCGACTCGGGTCGTTGAAGCTGATGCCAGCTGGACCGCAACGCCCGCAATTGCCTGCACCATCATGACTGCTGATTGCCTGCCTGCCCTGTTTTGCGACCGGGCCGGTACTCGCGTGGCGGCGGCGCATGCCGGTTGGCGTGGGCTGGCGGCGGGCGTTCTTGAAGCGGCTGCTGATAGCCTGAACGTCGCACCTGCTGAAATACTCGTCTGGCTCGGCCCGGCTATTGGGCAAAAGTCGTTCGAAGTCGGTGAGGAAGTTCGCGAAGCTTTTATAAGCACGCATCCGCAAACCGACGCAGCTTTTATACCCAGCAGCAATCCCGGCCGCTTCATGGCTGACATTTATGCCCTGGCCCGCCTGCGGCTGGCAGCTCACGGCATTACCGCCGTTTACGGTGGTGGATTCGATACCGTCACCGATCCACGCTTCTATTCCTATCGCCAAAGCGCCAGCAATGGCCGCTTTGCTTCGTTGATCTGGATAGATCGCGCCTGATCTTTTTCTCTGCGGCGGTTGGTCTGAATCCGTATTGAAGGGCCTGGCCACTTCGCGAGTTTCAGCACAATTTCTGTAGGAGCTGCCGAAGGCTGCGAAAGATGTGATGCTGACACACCGCGATTCGCAGCCTTCGGCAGCTCCTACAGGACCGAGGTGACTGTGGAACGAGTTCATTCGCCAAACGATCATCTAGACTTCCCTCTGCAACGTTGACTCGTGTCAATCAAATTCAGCTTGAATCTCACGCAATTGCCCGCATGTAGTGGGCTATCCAGCAGGTTTTTTTCATAGGTGTGTTTATTTGCTCCGGCCTGCTTATAGAGGAAGGTGACTAATGCGTATCGATAGATTGACCAGCAAATTACAGTTAGCGTTATCTGATTCCCAATCCCTGGCCGTCGGCCTCGACCATCCGGCCATTGAGTCTGCGCACTTGATGCAGGCGTTGCTTGATCAGCAGGGCGGCACAATCAAGCCGTTGCTGCTGCAGGTGGGCTTTGACATCAACAGCCTGCGCAAAGAGTTGAGCAAAGAGCTCGACCAACTGCCAAAAATCCAGAACCCCACCGGCGACGTGAATATGTCGCAGGACTTGGCGCGCCTGCTCAATCAGGCCGATCGCCTTGCGCAGCAGAAAGGCGACCAGTTCATCTCCAGCGAGCTGGTTCTGCTGGCGGCCATGGACGAGAACAGCAAGCTCGGTAAATTGCTGCTCGGCCAGGGCGTGAGCAAGAAAGCGCTTGAGAATGCGATTACCAACCTGCGCGGCGGTTCGGCGGTCAACGACCCTAATGTCGAAGAGTCCCGTCAGGCGTTGGACAAATACACCGTTGACCTGACCAAGCGCGCCGAAGAAGGCAAGCTTGACCCGGTGATTGGCCGTGACGACGAAATTCGTCGCACCATTCAGGTCCTGCAACGCCGGACCAAGAACAACCCGGTGTTGATCGGCGAACCCGGCGTAGGTAAGACCGCCATTGCCGAAGGGCTGGCGCAGCGAATCATCAATGGTGAAGTGCCGGATGGCCTCAAGGGCAAGCGCTTGCTGTCCCTGGACATGGGCTCGCTGATCGCCGGTGCCAAGTTCCGCGGTGAGTTCGAGGAGCGTCTCAAGTCGCTGCTCAACGAGCTGTCCAAGCAGGACGGGCAGATCATCCTGTTCATCGACGAGCTGCACACCATGGTCGGCGCTGGTAAAGGCGAGGGCTCCATGGATGCAGGCAACATGCTCAAGCCTGCCCTGGCCCGTGGCGAGCTGCATTGCGTCGGCGCGACGACCCTCAATGAATATCGACAATATATAGAGAAGGATGCGGCCCTCGAACGTCGCTTCCAGAAAGTGCTGGTGGACGAGCCGAGTGAGGAAGACACCATCGCGATCCTGCGGGGCCTCAAAGAGCGTTATGAGGTCCACCACAAAGTGGCGATCACTGACGGCGCGATCATTGCTGCCGCCAAGTTGAGCCATCGCTACATCACGGATCGTCAGTTGCCGGACAAGGCCATCGACCTGATCGACGAAGCCGCCAGCCGCATCCGTATGGAAATCGACTCCAAGCCGGAAGTGCTCGATCGTCTTGAGCGTCGCCTGATTCAGTTGAAGGTCGAATCCCAGGCTTTAAAGAAAGAAGACGACGAAGCGGCAATCAAGCGTCTGGAAAAACTGAAAGAAGAAATCGTCCGTCTGGAACGTGAATACGCTGACCTGGAAGAAATCTGGACGTCTGAAAAGGCTGAGGTGACTGGTTCGGCGCAGATTCAGCAGAAGATCGAGCAGTCGCGTCAGGAGCTGGAAGCCGCGCGCCGTCGTGGCGACCTGAACCGTATGGCTGAATTGCAGTACGGGATCATCCCGGACCTGGAACGCAGCCTGCAAATGGTCGATCAGCACGGCAAGCCTGAAAACCAGTTGCTGCGCAGCAAGGTCACCGAGGAAGAGATCGCTGAGGTCGTGTCCAAGTGGACCGGTATTCCGGTGGCCAAGATGCTCGAAGGTGAGCGTGAAAAGCTGCTGAAGATGGAAAGTCTGCTGCACAACCGTGTCATCGGCCAGGACGAAGCGGTGATCGCGGTCTCCAACGCGGTGCGTCGCTCCCGTGCGGGGTTGTCCGACCCGAATCGCCCAAGTGGCTCGTTCATGTTCCTGGGCCCGACCGGCGTGGGTAAGACCGAGCTGTGCAAGGCGCTGGCCGAGTTCCTGTTCGACACCGAAGAGGCCATGGTGCGTATCGATATGTCCGAGTTCATGGAGAAACATTCCGTGGCTCGTCTGATCGGCGCTCCGCCTGGCTATGTGGGTTATGAAGAGGGCGGTTATCTGACCGAGGCGGTGCGGCGCAAGCCTTACTCGGTGATCCTGCTGGATGAAGTGGAGAAGGCGCACCCGGATGTGTTCAACATCCTGCTGCAAGTGCTCGAAGACGGCCGCCTGACTGACAGCCACGGGCGTACCGTGGATTTCCGCAATACCGTGATTGTCATGACGTCCAACCTGGGCTCGGCACAGATCCAGGAGCTGGTGGGTGATCGCGAAGCGCAGCGTGCTGCGGTCATGGATGCGGTGAGCACTCACTTCCGGCCGGAGTTCCTTAACCGGATCGACGAGGTGGTGATTTTCGAACCGCTGGCTCGGGATCAGATCGCCGGCATCACGGACATTCAGCTGGCTCGCTTGCGCAGCCGTCTGACCGAACGTGAGCTGTCGCTGGAGCTGAGCCCTGAGGCGATGGATAAGCTCATCGCGGTGGGTTACGACCCTGTGTATGGCGCGCGGCCTCTCAAGCGTGCGATCCAGCGCTGGATCGAAAACCCGTTGGCGCAGTTGATCCTGTCGGGGGGCTTCATGCCGGGTTCGAGTGTGACCGGCACCGTGGTCGATGACGAAATCGTTTTCAACTGATAGGATTCGCCGCTCAGGTTCGCCGGTGATGTTTATCGCTGGCGACCCTGGCGCTGTGAATAGACTGATTTGCGAGGGCTGAAAGGCCATCTGAAAAAAAATCGCAAATCATTGTCTTAAAAGCAATTTAAGGGGTTGACACCTCTTTTTAAAATTGTAGAATAGCGCGCCTCAGAGACGTGAACGCAGCGATGCAAACACATCGAAGAGGTTGAATTAACAAGTTAACAGCGCGTTAGTTCAGAGCTTTAAAGTTGTAGAAGTTGCATCTGAAATCGATAAGTTCCGCGATAGCTCAGTTGGTAGAGCAAGTGACTGTTAATCACTGGGTCCCTGGTTCGAGTCCAGGTCGTGGAGCCAGATTTCAACATGTAGCTGTATCGGGGTATAGCGCAGTCCGGTAGCGCGCCTGCTTTGGGAGCAGGATGTCAGGAGTTCGAATCCCCTTACCCCGACCATTTTTGGGTCGTTAGCTCAGTTGGTAGAGCAGTTGGCTTTTAACCAATTGGTCGTAGGTTCGAATCCCACACGACCCACCATTTTTGGCCTCAACAGTAATGTTGGGGCCGAATCTTATAGATCTGGTGCCATTCGCATCAGATCGCAGACGGCTAGTTGAGGCGTCTTTAAAAAGTTTCAAACGGGGTATAGCGCAGTCCGGTAGCGCGCCTGCTTTGGGAGCAGGATGTCAGGAGTTCGAATCCCCTTACCCCGACCATATTTACAAAGAAGCCCGATTTTCGCCTTGTGCGTGATCGGGCTTTTTTGCGTCTGTGCGTTTTCAATCTGGAGCATTGATTTCGTGTAGGCGTTGTCGGAGGTTAGGACGGCGACGAATGCGGTTTGTCTGGCCCACCGCCTTCGCGCCCGTCGTAACCTCCGAGTGCTCCGACAGCGATCGCTACTAGCCTGGCACCGCATCAGCCACTTCCACCCGGTTACGTCCTCGCTGCTTCGCGAAATACAGCGCCCTGTCAGCGGCCTTCAATAAGTCATAGTGCGTGGTGCGTTGGTCAGGGGCCACCATGGCGACGCCCAGGCTGACGGTCAGTGTCTTGAATGGGGACTTCACGTGGGGCATGTCCAGATTGCCGATGGCTTTGCAGACCATTTCGGCCGTCATCAGTGCATGGTCTTCATTGCTGGACTGGGAAATGATGGCGAACTCTTCGCCGCCATATCGCGCCACGAAGTCACCGCTGCGGCGCACATGATCCCTGAGCGCCAACGCCACCTGACGCAAGGCATCATCACCAGCCTGATGCCCGTAGTGGTCGTTGTACTGCTTGAAAAAATCCACATCGAGCATCGCCAGCATCAAGCCCTGACCATTGCGGCGCGCGCGGTTCCATTCGCTATTGAGGGTTTCATCGAACTGGCGGCGGTTGGGGATCCCGGTCAACCCGTCAGTGTTGCTGATGGCCGCCAATTGCAGGTTGGAGCGTTCCAGTTCCAGCGTGCGGCCCTTTACGCGGCTTTCCAGCTCAAGCTCACGCACTTGCAACTCCTCCAACAGCACCGCAAAACCGATGCCGATCAGGCACAAGGTGAAAATGAACTCCTGAGCGCGCAGCACCTGCAATTGCATGGGTAAATCGCCAAACGGCTTGAGCCCGGTGGTCATCATCACGGTGATCGACAATGAAAGCAGTGCCACGAAGACGGATGTCCAGCGGATGCCAAACCGAAATGCAATCACGGCCGCGCAGGGCAGTAGCAGCGTCGGCGAGCCGGTGAACTGGTCCATTGCGCCGCCAAAGTGGATGGCAACCGCAGCCACCAGCATCAGTACGGTGATGGCCACCAAGATGTTGTCGAATCGCGTGATACGTTTTTCCTGGCGCGATGGCTGGACGAACGCGAGCAGCAGCGGGGTGTAGATCAGCAGGCCGAGGGCATCACCGAACCACCAGAGGCGCACCAGCGTAAGGTACCCGCTGGTTGCGCCGGAGACCTGCTGCAGTACAACCGCAGCCAGTAGGCTGGCGATGAGCGCACCCAACAATGGCCCGGCGAGGATGAATTTGACCAGGTCTTCCAGCCTCTGCAATCGCAGGCACGCGCCAGTGCGTTGCAACAGCACGAAGGTGATGAGCACTTCGCTCAGGTTGACCACGCTGAGCAGTACTGTTTCAAGCCAGTTGACGGTGCCCAGATTGCCCAGCAGTTCCGAGCAGAGCGTAACTGCCGCCAGCAGCGGCAGGCGCCGTCCTTCGGTGCGCAATAATGCCGTCAGCAGCACCGCGTTGGGCAGCCAGACGACCACGACGTTGTCTTGCGTAATGGCGCACAGGGACGTCAGCTTGAGGCTGGCGAAGTGAATCAGCAGAAGCAGCGCGCAGAATAGCCAACCGGGTCGCTTCCAGAATGTATCGGGGGTGATCATCACCGCTTTCCCTGTCCGGTTCGGCGCGAATGATCGTCTGGGGCTAACAACGTTGTCAACGCCGGACCTGAGGCGAGCAATGGTCCGGCAGATGTGGATAGGCCTTGGGGACGACTTTATTCGCGAAAAGGCCAGGACATTCAATGCATCTTCATCGGCTTCAACGTTGCCTTCGCGAATAAATTCGCTCCCACGGGCACGGTGCTCAACTAACGGACAATCACCACCGGGTAACCGTCGATCGGATGATCGTGGATCAGCACCTCAAGGCCGAACACCTCGTGCAGCAGTTGCGGCAGCAAGACTTCGGTGGGAGTACCCAGTGCCCGGATCCTGCCCTCGGCGAGCAATAGCAGACGATCGCAATAGCGCGCCGCCAGGTTGAGATCGTGCAGGACCAGCGCCACGCTGGCGCCGTCTGCGGCCAGTTGCCGAACCTGTTGCAGGGTAGCGTGCTGATGCCGTGGGTCCAGCGCTGCCGTGGGTTCATCCAGCAGCAGTGTTTTGCCCGGCGCTGCGGGCCACAGTTGGGCGAGGGCGCGTGCCAGCTGAACGCGCTGGCATTCGCCACCAGACAATTGGGTGTAAGCCCGTTCGCTCAGATGCTGCAGCGCGCCGCGCTTGAGTACTTCGTCGACTATCTGGGCATCGGCCCGAGCACCGCTGGCGTGGGGCAAGCGGCCGAAGCCGACGACCTGGCGCACGATGAAATCGAACTCCAGGGTCGACGTTTGCGGCAATACAGTCATGCGCTGCGCCCGTTCGCGACCTGTCCAGGCGCTCAGCGCTTGCCCTTCGAGTTGCACTGTTCCCGTGGTCGCCGTCAGCTCCCCGCTCAGTACGCCGAACAGGCTGCTTTTCCCGGCGCCGTTGGGGCCAAGCACGCCCAGAACTTCACCTTCACGCAGCACCAGGTCGATGTCCCGCAGGCGCCAGTTGTCACGGGTTTGCAGGCTCAGCCCGCAGACGTTCAGCATCAGATGCCCCGCCGAATCAGCAGATACAGAAAGAACGGCGCGCCCAACAGTGCCGTGACAATCCCCAGCGGCAGCTCGGCCGGGGTCAGCAGCATGCGGGCGAGGGTATCGGCCAACAGCAACAGACTGGCTCCGCCCAGAAGTGATGCGGGCAGCAGCAGTCGATGATCGGGACCGGCCAGCAGCCGCAATAGATGCGGTACCACCAGCCCGACAAAGCCGATCAGGCCTGCCGCAGCCACCGCAGCGCCCACCCCCAGCGCGGTACACAGAATCAGTGCAGCCTTGAGCCGCTCGACTTCGATGCCCAGGTGCCTGGCCTCTGATTCGCCGAGCAGCAGCACATTCAGGGCCGCCGCACGGCGCGGCAACCATGCCGCCACGCCCAGGGCGATCAGCAGCAACGGCCAGAGCCGGGCATAGCTGGCGCCATTGAGGCTACCCAGGTTCCATGAGGTCAATTGGCGAAGGGTCGCGTCGTCCGCCAGATAGCCCAGCAGGCCGATCACTGCCGCCGCCATGGCAGTAATCGCAATACCGGCGAGCAGCATGATGCCGACCCGCGTTTGACCATTGCGACAGCCCAGTCGATAAACCACCGCCGTTACGCCCAGGCCACCGGCAAACGCGCACAGCGACAGCAGATACGGCTGAAACCAGAGCGGTGCCGCCATGCCGCCGAGGCAGATGGCGAACGCGGCTCCGAGTGCAGCACCGGTCGAGACCCCGATAAGGCCCGGATCAGCCAGCGGGTTACGAAACAGGGCTTGAATGGCGACCCCGGTGATGGCCAATACTGCACCGACTGCGATGCCGAGCAACGTACGTGGCAGGCGAATCTGGCCGATGACCAGCAACGCTTGCTCATTGGCATTGACCGGTAGCCCGGCCAAATGCGCCAGCGCTCTCAGGGTGTCAGCCAATGCCAGGTTCAGCGGGCCGAGGGTCAGGGACAGCAGGATGCTGGCCAGCATCACCGCGCCCAACCCCAGCAACAAGGGTTTTGCCTGAAGCCGTGCGGTCATGGTTGCTCAGCTGCGGCGGGCGCAAGGCTTGGGTGCAAGATTTTGGCCAGCGCCTCAGCCGCTGCGGGCAGGCGTGGCCCGAGGCCGCCGACCAGCAACGTCGCATCCAGTGGCAGCAGATGGTGTTCCTTCGCGGCGCGGCTGCTGGTCAGGCCAGGGTTTTGTGCGATCAAGGCTTGGGCGGCAGCGGGGCCGTCAACGCGTCGGTCGGCGATCACAATGAAGGCAGGGTTCAGACCCACCAGCATTTCGTTCGAAATAGGTTTGTAGCCGCTGTGGGTTGCCAGATTCTTTGCGCCTGCCTGGGTCAGCAACCAATCGCCTACCGTGTCACTGCCAGCGACCAGCGGGCGATCAC of the Paucimonas lemoignei genome contains:
- the cph2_2 gene encoding response regulator receiver modulated diguanylate cyclase; its protein translation is MITPDTFWKRPGWLFCALLLLIHFASLKLTSLCAITQDNVVVVWLPNAVLLTALLRTEGRRLPLLAAVTLCSELLGNLGTVNWLETVLLSVVNLSEVLITFVLLQRTGACLRLQRLEDLVKFILAGPLLGALIASLLAAVVLQQVSGATSGYLTLVRLWWFGDALGLLIYTPLLLAFVQPSRQEKRITRFDNILVAITVLMLVAAVAIHFGGAMDQFTGSPTLLLPCAAVIAFRFGIRWTSVFVALLSLSITVMMTTGLKPFGDLPMQLQVLRAQEFIFTLCLIGIGFAVLLEELQVRELELESRVKGRTLELERSNLQLAAISNTDGLTGIPNRRQFDETLNSEWNRARRNGQGLMLAMLDVDFFKQYNDHYGHQAGDDALRQVALALRDHVRRSGDFVARYGGEEFAIISQSSNEDHALMTAEMVCKAIGNLDMPHVKSPFKTLTVSLGVAMVAPDQRTTHYDLLKAADRALYFAKQRGRNRVEVADAVPG
- the hmuV gene encoding hemin import ATP-binding protein HmuV, which produces MLNVCGLSLQTRDNWRLRDIDLVLREGEVLGVLGPNGAGKSSLFGVLSGELTATTGTVQLEGQALSAWTGRERAQRMTVLPQTSTLEFDFIVRQVVGFGRLPHASGARADAQIVDEVLKRGALQHLSERAYTQLSGGECQRVQLARALAQLWPAAPGKTLLLDEPTAALDPRHQHATLQQVRQLAADGASVALVLHDLNLAARYCDRLLLLAEGRIRALGTPTEVLLPQLLHEVFGLEVLIHDHPIDGYPVVIVR
- the btuC gene encoding putative hemin ABC transporter permease protein gives rise to the protein MTARLQAKPLLLGLGAVMLASILLSLTLGPLNLALADTLRALAHLAGLPVNANEQALLVIGQIRLPRTLLGIAVGAVLAITGVAIQALFRNPLADPGLIGVSTGAALGAAFAICLGGMAAPLWFQPYLLSLCAFAGGLGVTAVVYRLGCRNGQTRVGIMLLAGIAITAMAAAVIGLLGYLADDATLRQLTSWNLGSLNGASYARLWPLLLIALGVAAWLPRRAAALNVLLLGESEARHLGIEVERLKAALILCTALGVGAAVAAAGLIGFVGLVVPHLLRLLAGPDHRLLLPASLLGGASLLLLADTLARMLLTPAELPLGIVTALLGAPFFLYLLIRRGI